The Anguilla anguilla isolate fAngAng1 chromosome 4, fAngAng1.pri, whole genome shotgun sequence genome has a window encoding:
- the LOC118225962 gene encoding desmoplakin-like isoform X2: MSSFGSQRGLNTLPRRSTSRSDVTGGNYAYARSDGQGGNGYGGDYAGGYNTYSFSKTSLGGGGYGGSYQVNPIHQKASLLHAQCQDYLSRAELVLQSGMEGGRVTAEAEKYMAMAKEVLKDLKGCALDLRQMGQPNDSVIRSVEQFQDQLRGIHFALNGTVSRKKGSLSWEDPGRSFHEAIAWIGQQKRLVETSSWGDTSDVIDQQIINHNKFHSTIQRSPEVDKARDELIQKGDKAALNALEQEWDSLQKLSFDRTNQLRDLQKIIQEISQEIMWVNEREEEELMFDWGDKNIDVYVPNKQESYSKLMSDLEEKEKFLNKLKHKVDGLLKNAHPASDKIEAYMDTLQTQWSWLLQITKCIQVHLKENSAYSQFFKEANETYSNLQKEHENVRKKFTCDKNTPLDTLQEMIQNLEKEKERIMENKRQVQHLVNKSKAIVRLRPRNPEEKSNSPVIVQALCDYMQDQKVIFKGNEGILKDNTERSKWQVMGPGGLDMIIPSVCLLIPPPNPLSINLASKNEQYYEAILGIWNQLYINIKSLISWQYCLKDISYINSLTITMISKMRPEEYRNIIKSLETHYQEFSRHSKGSDLFVEDDKKLIETQYTGAQTHYDDLVVQLPAYTAASAPKKEEPTEVKEEKEGEKAEETVVKEPAVKLTLLTELQLLRQKIEAADEGVSQHLLLPLGEDGLLECSQRLLQLERIEQEVDLIRDEYLKLKEKILKSLEGMSDSDKVKFLRLELNHINLKLGALEGYSSSHTERMKKQMALLQALMLSDDVIKVYEARLTEKETTSLDPDEVEEYMATLKHMRSELDDKSHIVSKLEAELSDCVAFHTQVGQPCPKCQLDLTKYSELTGQLADRWHRIHSQFDSRLLDLEKYLLELKQYRTTSASLGDWVDATRQRQDALQSAKFDNVTVLMEHVNQQKALNSEIKEKREVVEDVLKDASRCVASIKDCELQLASYASGLETLLNIPIKRTMLQSPAATVTDEAGDLQARYVGLLANSNDYGKFLAEMLKCMEELKIRNTRIDLLEEELRLIREEMEEKNQKNKSLGDLLAKYQLELTESKDQLLSLEEVKRSKAMECDAAKDDLTATSSQISELNNKLAQLTQMLEEEQRKKRLLEETYKFHQEEYEVIIRKRQKELEEANCAKIDIEKTVKDKEREIERLQMQLENEASRKRELESELSKASMKIQQSQGQHDAILKERDSLLLRMKQMDQDKAKSQKNDEELKRVKVTLESELRLKQSLQEENNKIRKDFEHWKTQYELKEKLVRQYESEKGALEKERNSLKKEVERLLSELKLVEERYKVKLQSTEKEMQSLASLRDSLEAELRRLRQRPDVYHKQTQTEMDTVDTSTLLFDGIRQKVTAHQLHDCRIIDKVTLSQLLKGQKTVQEVALDIQLYLKGTGAIAGMDGPEGRMSFTEAKNQDLLTPQSASKLLEAQAATGFIIDPKANEKMAVDVAVTKHLVDFQDRDLLLTAENACTGFKDPSNGKLLSAGQAMKKGWIDWETTLRLLQAQESVGGIVDPVLSVFLTKDAALDRDLIDEELYSALNKRPRCYIDPVTQDDSSYIDLKVKCRTDPATGLLLLSAPQKPIMVKGLRREVSVNELVDSCLLEPSDVDQLRAGKISSQDIEIRLRQYLQGSTCIAGIFDEANGRILPIYQAMKEGLLRPGASLELLEAQAASGFVIDPINNLYLTVEEAVQKGLVGKEFKDKLLSAERAVTGYKDPKSEKLISLFQAIETGLIERGHGIRLLEAQIASGGIIDPKFSHRIDVDVAYQRGYFDKEMSSTLTSEDDDSKGFFDPNTEENLTYLQLKKRCTTDKKTGLVLLPLHEKKKSTQKNTLRKRRVVIVDPDTNKEMSVKEAYDRQLIDYETYLELTEQECEWEEIAITAPDGSIRYMVIDRKTGIQYDVQDCLEKGLIDKVTFDKYRSKVMNLTQFMDIITSKASPQRPAASTSIEASFSASTQRSAPTQHAGSTQQTGSTQQTSTTQRTSTTQHTTTVQRSSTTQRTSTSKYVSSGQHFRSTQEEPPLSPNSLKHIASISITLASPSEVLDEQSPVGAIFDSDSLEKITIMEALNRGILDSITAQRLLEAQACTGGIIDHTTGKRLSVQEAARQGIIDDDMATKLKPAQKAHLGFEDVKTKRKMSAVEAIKERWLPYGAGQRFLEFQYVTGGLFDPEIGKRRTLQDVVQKGWLDSRAAQKLQDTRHHSKNLTCPKTKLKISYKEAMDNCMVEEGSGLKMLQATSVSSKGISSPYNVSSAPGSRSGSRTGSRRGSIDLSSRYSYNYSFSSRSVS; encoded by the exons CGCCTTGTAGAGACGTCGTCGTGGGGGGACACCAGCGATGTCATCGACCAGCAGATCATCAATCACAACAAGTTCCACAGCACCATCCAGCGGAGCCCAGAGGTGGACAAGGCCAGAGACGAGCTG ATACAGAAGGGTGACAAAGCAGCCCTGAATGCGCTGGAACAGGAATGGGACAGCTTGCAG aaATTGTCCTTCGACCGAACAAACCAGCTAAGGGACCTGCAGAAGATCATCCAAGAGATCTCCCAGGAGATCATGTGGGTGAACGaacgggaggaagaggagctgatGTTCGACTGGGGGGACAAGAACATCGACGTCTACGTCCCCAACAAGCAGGAGAGCTACTCG AAACTGATGAGTGACctggaagaaaaggaaaaatttcTGAACAAGCTGAAACACAAGGTTGACGGACTGCTGAAGAACGCCCACCCAGCGTCCGACAAGATCGAG GCTTACATGGACACACTGCAGACCCAGTGGAGCTGGCTGCTTCAGATCACCAAATGCATCCAGGTGCACCTGAAGGAGAACTCAGCCTACAGCCAG TTCTTCAAGGAGGCGAATGAGACATACAGCAATCTGCAGAAGGAGCATGAAAATGTCCGGAAGAAGTTCACCTGTGACAAGAACACGCCCTTGGACACTCTTCAAGAAATGATCCAGAATCTGGAG aaggagaaggagaggatcATGGAGAACAAGCGGCAGGTGCAGCACCTGGTCAACAAGTCCAAGGCCATCGTGAGGCTGAGGCCCCGCAACCCTGAGGAGAAGAGCAACAGTCCTGTCATCGTGCAAGCGCTGTGCGACTACATGCAGGACCAG AAAGTCATCTTCAAAGGCAACGAGGGAATTCTGAAGGACAACACCGAGCGCAGCAAGTGGCAGGTCATGGGGCCCGGGGGCCTGGACATGATCATtccctctgtgtgtctcctcaTCCCTCCTCCCAACCCGCTCAGCATCAACCTCGCGAGCAA GAACGAGCAGTATTACGAGGCCATCCTGGGAATCTGGAACCAGCTCTACATCAACATCAAGAGCCTGATTTCCTGGCAGTACTGCCTCAAGGACATCAGCTACATCAACTCTCTCACCATTACCATG ATTTCCAAAATGCGGCCTGAGGAATACCGCAACATCATCAAGAGCCTGGAGACTCACTACCAGGAGTTCTCACGCCATTCCAAAGGCTCCGATTTGTTCGTCGAAGACGACAAAAAGCTCATCGAGACGCAGTACACCGGGGCCCAGACCCACTACGACGATCTGGTTGTACAGCTTCCTGCTTACA CAGCTGCTTCAGCTCCTAAGAAAGAGGAGCCAACAGAGGTGaaggaggaaaaggagggggagaaagcGGAGGAGACTGTGGTGAAGGAGCCAGCGGTAAAGCTGACTCTGCTGACAGAGCTCCAGCTGCTGCGTCAGAAGATCGAAGCTGCCGACGAGGGCGTctcccagcacctcctcctgcccctGGGGGAGGACGGCCTGCTGGAGTGCTCccagcgcctcctccagctggAG AGAATTGAGCAGGAAGTGGACTTGATCCGGGACGAGTACCTCAAGCTGAAGGAGAAAATCCTGAAATCCCTAGAGGGAATGTCGGACTCGGACAAAGTCAAGTTCCTCCGACTCGAGCTCAACCACATCAACCTGAAGCTGGGCGCCCTGGAGGGCTACTCCTCGTCCCACACAGAGAG GATGAAGAAGCAGATGGCCCTGCTGCAGGCCTTGATGCtgtctgatgatgtcatcaaggTGTACGAGGCCCGGCTGACGGAGAAGGAGACCACCTCTCTGGATCCTGACGAGGTGGAGGAGTACATGGCTACCCTGAAG CACATGAGATCGGAGCTGGATGACAAGTCGCACATCGTGAGTaagctggaggcggagctgagCGACTGCGTGGCCTTCCACACCCAGGTGGGCCAGCCCTGCCCCAAGTGCCAGCTGGACCTGACCAAGTACTCCGAGCTCACGGGCCAGCTGGCGGACCGGTGGCACCGCATCCACAGCCAGTTTGACAGCAG GCTACTGGACCTGGAGAAGTACCTGCTGGAGCTGAAGCAGTACCGCACAACCAGCGCCTCCCTCGGCGATTGGGTCGACGCCACCCGCCAGCGCCAGGATGCCCTGCAGAGCGCCAAGTTTGACAACGTCACAGTCCTCATGGAGCACGTCAACCAGCAGAAG GCTCTGAACTCTGAAATTAAAGAGAAGAGGGAAGTGGTGGAAGATGTTCTGAAGGATGCTAGCAGATGTGTTGCCTCCATCAAG GACTGTGAGTTGCAGCTGGCCTCTTACGCCTCAGGCCTAGAGACTCTACTCAACATCCCCATCAAGAGGACCATGTTGCAGTCCCCTGCCGCCACTGTCACAGATGAG GCCGGTGACCTGCAGGCCCGCTACGTTGGGCTCCTGGCCAACTCCAACGACTACGGCAAGTTCCTGgctgaaatgctgaaatgcatGGAGGAGCTGAAG ATCAGGAACACCAGGATTGACCTTCTGGAAGAAGAGCTGAGGCTGATAAGAGAGGAAATGGAAGAGAAGAACCAGAAGAACAAGTCTCTGGGAGACCTTCTGGCGAAGTACCAGCTGGAGCTCACAGAGTCCAAAGACCAGCTACTGTCCTtggaggaggtgaagaggaGCAAGGCTATGGAGTGCGATGCTGCCAAGGACGACCTAACTGCCACCAGCAGCCAGATTTCAGAGCTGAACAACAAGTTGGCCCAGCTCACCCagatgctggaggaggagcagaggaagaaGCGGCTCCTGGAGGAGACGTACAAATTCCACCAGGAGGAGTACGAGGTCATCATCCGGAAGAGGCAGAAGGAGTTGGAGGAGGCCAACTGCGCCAAGATCGACATCGAGAAGACTGTCAAGGACAAGGAGCGGGAGATCGAGAGGCTGCAGATGCAGCTGGAGAACGAAGCATCCAGGAAGCGGGAACTGGAGTCTGAGCTCTCCAAG gcatCCATGAAGATACAGCAATCTCAAGGTCAGCACGACGCAATCCTGAAAGAAAGGGACAGTCTGTTGCTCAGGATGAAACAAATGGACCAGGACAAGGCCAAGAGTCAGAAGAATGATGAGGAGCTGAAACGCGTCAAGGTCACCCTGGAGTCTGAACTTCGGCTGAAACAAAGCCTCCAAGAGGAGAACAACAAGATCAGGAAGGATTTCGAGCACTGGAAGACTCAGTATGAGCTGAAAGAGAAACTGGTCAGACAGTACGAATCGGAAAAGGGCGCactggagaaggagaggaactCCCTGAAGAAGGAGGTTGAAAGGCTTCTGTCGGAGCTGAAGCTGGTGGAGGAAAGGTACAAGGTGAAGCTGCAGAGCACCGAGAAGGAAATGCAGAGTCTGGCCTCGCTGAGGGACAGCCTGGAGGCAGAGCTCAGAAGGCTGAGGCAGCGTCCAGATGTGTACCACAAGCAGACGCAGACAGAAATGGACACAGTGGACACCTCCACACTCCTCTTTGATGGCATTCGCCAAAAGGTCACCGCTCATCAGCTTCACGACTGTAGGATCATCGACAAGGTCACACTTTCCCAGCTGCTCAAGGGCCAGAAGACTGTGCAGGAGGTGGCTCTCGACATCCAGCTCTATCTGAAAGGTACAGGCGCTATTGCCGGCATGGATGGCCCTGAGGGCAGAATGTCCTTCACTGAGGCTAAGAATCAAGACCTCCTCACACCACAGAGTGCCTCCAAGCTCCTGGAGGCACAGGCTGCAACAGGCTTCATAATCGATCCCAAAGCAAACGAAAAAATGGCTGTGGATGTAGCTGTCACCAAACACCTAGTAGACTTCCAGGACAGAGACCTGCTGTTGACAGCTGAAAATGCCTGCACCGGCTTCAAGGATCCCTCCAATGGAAAGCTTCTGTCTGCAGGACAGGCTATGAAGAAGGGCTGGATTGACTGGGAAACAACCCTTCGTCTGCTCCAGGCTCAGGAGTCCGTTGGAGGGATCGTTGACCCCGTCCTGAGCGTCTTCCTGACAAAGGATGCTGCTCTGGATCGGGATTTAATCGATGAAGAACTCTACTCTGCGCTGAACAAGAGGCCGCGTTGCTACATTGACCCTGTCACGCAAGATGATTCCAGCTACATCGATCTGAAGGTCAAGTGTCGAACAGACCCTGCCACCGGCCTTCTGCTCCTCTCAGCGCCACAGAAGCCGATCATGGTGAAGGGGCTCCGAAGAGAGGTCTCTGTCAATGAACTAGTAGACTCCTGCCTGCTCGAACCTTCAGACGTGGATCAATTAAGAGCAGGTAAAATATCAAGCCAGGATATTGAGATCAGGCTCAGGCAATACCTTCAGGGTTCAACCTGCATCGCGGGTATTTTTGACGAAGCCAACGGTCGGATCCTGCCCATCTACCAGGCCATGAAAGAAGGACTACTCAGACCAGGAGCATCATTGGAGCTACTTGAAGCCCAGGCCGCATCGGGATTCGTGATTGACCCCATAAATAACCTGTATCTGACCGTGGAGGAGGCAGTACAGAAAGGTCTGGTCGGCAAAGAGTTCAAGGACAAACTCCTGTCTGCAGAAAGAGCTGTGACTGGGTACAAAGATCCCAAATCAGAGAAGCTTATCTCCCTGTTTCAAGCAATTGAGACAGGTCTCATTGAAAGGGGACATGGTATCAGGCTCCTAGAGGCTCAGATTGCAAGCGGTGGCATAATTGACCCCAAATTTAGCCATCGCATAGATGTGGATGTCGCGTATCAGCGGGGATACTTCGACAAGGAAATGAGCAGCACACTGACCAGTGAGGATGACGACTCAAAGGGTTTCTTTGACCCAAACACCGAGGAGAATCTGACCTACCTGCAGCTTAAAAAAAGGTGCACcactgacaaaaaaacaggattggTCCTACTGCCActacatgaaaagaaaaagtcCACCCAGAAGAACACCCTTCGCAAGCGTAGAGTGGTGATTGTGGACCCAGacacaaataaagaaatgtcaGTGAAGGAGGCTTATGACAGGCAGCTCATTGACTATGAAACCTACCTGGAGCtcacagagcaggagtgtgagtGGGAGGAGATCGCCATCACAGCCCCTGACGGCTCTATCCGATACATGGTCATTGACCGGAAAACAGGCATCCAGTACGATGTCCAGGATTGCCTTGAGAAGGGCCTAATCGACAAGGTCACATTTGACAAATACCGCTCTAAGGTGATGAATCTTACTCAATTCATGGACATCATCACCAGCAAGGCGAGTCCTCAGCGGCCTGCGGCTTCTACCAGCATAGAAGCTTCCTTCAGCGCCTCCACACAGCGCTCGGCCCCGACTCAGCACGCCGGCTCAACGCAGCAAACCGGCTCAACGCAGCAAACCAGCACCACACAGCGCACCAGcaccacacagcacaccacCACCGTACAGCGCAGCAGCACCACGCAGCGCACCAGCACCTCAAAGTACGTCAGCTCCGGCCAGCATTTCCGCTCCACGCAAGAGGAGCCGCCGCTCTCCCCGAACTCGCTGAAGCACATCGCCAGCATCTCCATTACCCTGGCTTCCCCGTCGGAGGTGCTGGACGAGCAAAGCCCCGTGGGGGCCATATTTGATTCGGACAGTCTTGAGAAGATAACCATCATGGAGGCGCTGAATCGCGGCATACTGGACTCCATCACAGCCCAGCGTCTGCTGGAAGCGCAGGCCTGCACCGGCGGCATCATCGACCACACCACCGGCAAAAGGCTTTCGGTGCAAGAAGCCGCGCGCCAGGGCATCATAGACGACGACATGGCCACCAAGCTGAAGCCGGCACAGAAGGCGCACCTGGGGTTCGAGGACGTGAAGACCAAGCGGAAGATGTCGGCGGTGGAGGCGATAAAGGAGAGGTGGCTGCCGTACGGGGCCGGGCAGAGGTTCCTCGAATTCCAGTATGTGACGGGCGGCCTGTTCGACCCAGAGATAGGCAAAAGGAGGACCCTTCAGGACGTCGTCCAGAAAGGGTGGCTGGACAGCCGAGCGGCTCAGAAGCTCCAGGACACCAGGCATCACTCCAAGAACCTGACCTGTCCCAAGACCAAGCTGAAGATCTCCTACAAGGAGGCCATGGACAACTGCATGGTGGAGGAGGGCAGCGGGCTGAAGATGCTCCAGGCCACCTCCGTGTCCTCCAAGGGGATCAGCAGCCCCTACAACGTATCGTCTGCCCCCGGATCGCGTAGCGGCTCCAGGACCGGCTCCCGTCGAGGCAGCATAGACCTGAGCTCCAGATACAGCTACAACTACTCCTTCAGCTCACGATCCGTCAGTTAA